In a single window of the Olivibacter sp. SDN3 genome:
- a CDS encoding dihydrolipoamide acetyltransferase family protein: MAKYKLLLPSMGESVSEATIVNWVKQPGDMVEVDDTIVEIATDKVDSEVPSPVAGKLVEQRFDKDAVVQVGEVLAVLEVEAQNMTEADLTDVTAATIENVDLPLEDHQIPGVDRLEEHKFSSNHEENDSSEGTGRFYSPLVKSIAAEEGISADQLETIQGTGLEGRVTKQDLMDYLADRGAGKEMKPKGIVERVSEQPVTVVSGKDEIIEMDRMRRLIAEHMVHSVQIAPHVCSFVEADVTNIVRWRNNIKDDFQKRENEKLTFTPIFIEAVVKALKDFPMVNVSVKGTQIIKKHDINIGMATALPNGNLIVPVIKNAKQLSLIGLTKAVNDLANRARKNQLKPDDTQGGTFTVTNIGSFGNVMGTPIINQPQVAILAVGTITKKPAVIETPSGDMIGIRHMMFLSLSYDHRVVDGALGGMFVRRVADYLENWEIDREV, encoded by the coding sequence ATGGCAAAATATAAATTACTTCTCCCCTCGATGGGGGAAAGTGTATCAGAAGCGACCATAGTTAATTGGGTTAAACAACCGGGAGACATGGTAGAAGTAGATGATACAATAGTGGAGATAGCAACAGATAAAGTGGATTCGGAAGTGCCATCACCTGTAGCGGGAAAACTTGTAGAGCAACGTTTTGACAAAGACGCGGTAGTTCAAGTTGGTGAGGTGCTTGCCGTTTTGGAGGTGGAAGCCCAAAATATGACGGAGGCAGATCTTACAGACGTTACTGCCGCTACCATTGAAAATGTCGACTTGCCGCTTGAGGATCATCAAATTCCGGGCGTAGATCGTTTGGAAGAACATAAATTTTCCTCAAACCACGAAGAAAACGATTCTTCTGAGGGCACAGGTAGATTCTATTCCCCACTTGTGAAAAGTATAGCGGCGGAGGAAGGTATTTCGGCAGATCAGCTGGAAACGATACAGGGAACTGGACTTGAAGGAAGGGTTACCAAACAAGATTTGATGGATTACCTTGCAGACAGGGGAGCGGGTAAAGAAATGAAACCAAAAGGGATTGTAGAGCGGGTTTCAGAACAACCGGTTACGGTGGTTTCCGGAAAAGATGAAATCATTGAAATGGATAGAATGCGGCGCCTGATAGCCGAACATATGGTTCATAGCGTACAAATTGCACCACATGTTTGCTCTTTTGTAGAAGCTGATGTTACCAACATCGTACGCTGGCGAAATAATATAAAAGATGATTTTCAGAAAAGAGAAAACGAAAAATTGACGTTTACTCCTATCTTTATAGAAGCCGTGGTAAAGGCCTTAAAAGATTTTCCGATGGTTAATGTATCGGTAAAAGGTACACAAATCATTAAGAAACACGATATCAACATCGGTATGGCAACAGCTTTACCTAACGGCAATCTCATTGTTCCGGTTATTAAAAATGCGAAACAGCTAAGCCTAATCGGCCTCACTAAGGCGGTGAATGACTTGGCAAATAGAGCACGTAAAAATCAATTAAAACCTGATGACACGCAGGGAGGGACGTTCACAGTAACTAATATAGGGTCTTTTGGTAACGTAATGGGTACGCCTATTATCAATCAACCTCAGGTAGCTATTCTGGCTGTAGGAACAATTACTAAGAAACCAGCTGTTATTGAAACACCTTCGGGCGATATGATTGGTATACGGCATATGATGTTCTTGTCTTTGTCATACGACCATCGTGTTGT